Genomic segment of Candidatus Bathyarchaeia archaeon:
TGCTTAAGGAAAGGAACTTAAATACTAAAGGGAAATTTTTAAATATACAAAGCTCCAGAATTAACATCCGAAAATGGTGAATGGACTTGAGCCTTCCGAGGATATTCGGCCTTTACCTCATAGCCCTATTCGTGCTGACCTATGGCTTCGGATGGGCCTTCAACTTCCCGGAAACCTTCTGGATCTACAACCTGATCGTGACGCCTATAATATCGATCCCAGTGGCCTGGGCCTACCTTTGGGCGATGCATAAGAAGTATCCCGGGGAGGCTGGGAAGCCATGATCGGCCTTATTACGATGATCGTTTGGCTCGCCATAATATTCATCGTGGGCATCTGGGCCGGAAAAGTGAGCCCGATAAGGACCAAGGAGGATTGGGGCACGGCGGGAAGGACGTTCCGGTGGATAACGAATTACTTGACGGCCCACGCGACTCAGCTGAGCGCGCTCCAGTTCATGGGCTTCCCGGCCATGATGTATCTCTACGGCCTCCCCTTATTCTACGCCCACTATACTTCATATATGCTCGGGACCTGCGGGTTCTTCGTCCTATTCGCCACTAAGCTATGGCGCTTGGGCAAAAGATACGGGGACATGACGCCGGCCGATGCCTTGACCAGATACTGGGGCGGCGGCAAGTGGTTCGGGTACCTCTGGGGGGCCTTGCAGTTCTGGGCCCTAGTGCCCTATATACAGGTACAAGTGCTCGGGGCCGGATTGGTATTCGATCTCGCCAGCGGGGGGATGATCCCCGTTTGGCTCGGAGCCCTCGTGACCTATGCGCTCATCACAATCTACGTCTGGGTCGGCGGCCTCAGGGCCGTGGCTTACACCGATGTAGTCCAAGGAGCCGTACTGCTCCTAGGCCTATGGATTGGGAGCTTCGCTGTAATACAAGTCTTCGGCGGAGGTATACCGAACATTATATTATCGGCCGCCGCCAAGTTGCCCCACCTCATGACCGTTTCGGGCTATAGGGGCTGGGACTGGCCCTATACGATCTCTTGGGCCTTGGCCTACGGCGCGGGCTGGGGGATGC
This window contains:
- a CDS encoding sodium:solute symporter family protein, which translates into the protein MIVWLAIIFIVGIWAGKVSPIRTKEDWGTAGRTFRWITNYLTAHATQLSALQFMGFPAMMYLYGLPLFYAHYTSYMLGTCGFFVLFATKLWRLGKRYGDMTPADALTRYWGGGKWFGYLWGALQFWALVPYIQVQVLGAGLVFDLASGGMIPVWLGALVTYALITIYVWVGGLRAVAYTDVVQGAVLLLGLWIGSFAVIQVFGGGIPNIILSAAAKLPHLMTVSGYRGWDWPYTISWALAYGAGWGMHAHMWLRQLTPKTEKDSRIWAGIIFAENFIHAIFLFLAMLAIALAFPGIKVPDLAFLQTIEKISPIFYAILLAAVSAAIFSTIDSQVHILGLIVTHDFIERSGKVMTDRQFIWANRLTVLIAMAAGYILAMVYPGPLGILGMYPAAIGFMLYPPVLAMLTGQRWVTKEGVVAGLIAGGAAAVLFGPGPYANPFHIHFGVWALVANAVVMCIVSLFTKTRPPEEAVRAVIEAGW